One genomic segment of Caldimonas brevitalea includes these proteins:
- a CDS encoding CobW family GTP-binding protein, which translates to MSQGLIPATILTGFLGSGKTTLLKRVLTEAHGQKIAVIENEFGEENIDNDILVAESEEQVIQMSNGCICCTIREDLRATLSDLAAKRRKGELTFDRVVIETTGLADPGPVAQTFFMDDEIAEQYLLDSILTLVDAKHASQQLDDRLEARRQVGFADQIFISKSDLVDSDSVDALAHRLKHMNPRAPQRRVHFGEVPLSEVFDLRGFNLNAKLEIDPDFLSAEDDHGHHHHDHDHDHEHGEHCDHPHHHHHDDDVKSFVFRSERPFLPAKLEDFLGTVVQIYGPRMLRYKGVLYMAGTERKVIFQGVHQLMGSDLGPQWAEGEAKQSKMVFIGIDLPRDIFTQGLEQCLA; encoded by the coding sequence ATGTCACAAGGCCTCATTCCTGCCACCATCCTGACCGGTTTCCTCGGCAGCGGGAAGACGACGCTGCTGAAGCGAGTGCTCACAGAGGCCCATGGCCAGAAAATCGCCGTGATCGAGAACGAGTTCGGCGAGGAAAACATCGACAACGACATCCTGGTCGCCGAATCCGAAGAGCAGGTGATCCAGATGAGCAACGGGTGCATCTGCTGCACCATCCGAGAAGACCTGCGCGCCACGCTCAGCGACCTGGCGGCCAAGCGCCGCAAGGGAGAGCTCACATTCGACCGGGTCGTGATCGAGACCACCGGTCTGGCCGACCCCGGCCCGGTGGCCCAGACCTTCTTCATGGACGACGAGATCGCCGAGCAGTACCTGCTGGACTCGATCCTGACACTGGTCGACGCCAAACACGCCTCCCAGCAGCTCGATGACCGGCTCGAAGCGCGCCGCCAGGTGGGTTTCGCCGACCAGATCTTCATCAGCAAGTCGGACCTGGTCGACAGCGATTCGGTCGACGCGCTGGCGCACCGGCTCAAGCACATGAACCCACGCGCGCCGCAGCGCCGGGTGCATTTCGGCGAAGTGCCGCTGTCGGAGGTGTTCGACCTGCGAGGCTTCAACCTGAACGCCAAGCTCGAGATCGACCCGGACTTCCTGTCGGCTGAAGACGATCACGGCCACCACCACCATGATCACGACCATGACCACGAGCATGGCGAGCACTGCGACCATCCGCACCACCACCACCATGACGACGACGTGAAGTCGTTCGTGTTCCGTTCCGAACGGCCCTTCCTGCCGGCCAAGCTGGAAGACTTTCTCGGCACCGTGGTGCAGATCTATGGGCCCCGCATGCTGCGCTACAAGGGCGTGCTCTACATGGCGGGGACCGAGCGCAAGGTGATCTTCCAGGGCGTGCACCAGTTGATGGGCAGCGACCTGGGGCCGCAATGGGCCGAAGGCGAAGCGAAGCAGAGCAAGATGGTGTTCATCGGCATCGACCTGCCGCGCGATATCTTCACCCAGGGACTCGAGCAGTGCCTCGCATGA
- the dksA gene encoding RNA polymerase-binding protein DksA encodes MPAQGTSSDASAATSASTTAADKPAAKAASVKAPKAAAAADADTGDSSSSSSAASAPTKAAAKKSAGAKTAAKKAGAKADPMLATGGPETGAAAEAPAAPPTAVRPTSSSTSMTKTSATAVLDQPRSTMPQADPKLASAWKNKSGRELTDAEVLAMPESEYMSDQQLEFFRAKLETLKEDLLSNAGETTEHLREDTTIVPDPADRATIEEEHALELRTRDRERKLLKKISQALTRIEAGDYGFCDETGEPIGLGRLIARPTATLSLEAQQRRELKQKLFGD; translated from the coding sequence ATCCCGGCCCAAGGAACCAGCAGTGACGCGTCCGCCGCGACGAGTGCCTCCACGACCGCCGCCGACAAGCCGGCAGCGAAGGCAGCCTCCGTGAAGGCGCCCAAGGCTGCAGCTGCCGCTGATGCGGACACCGGCGACAGCAGCAGCTCGTCGAGCGCTGCGTCGGCACCGACCAAGGCGGCCGCGAAGAAGAGCGCCGGTGCCAAGACCGCCGCCAAGAAGGCTGGCGCGAAGGCGGACCCGATGCTGGCGACAGGCGGGCCTGAGACCGGCGCCGCGGCCGAAGCGCCCGCGGCACCGCCCACGGCAGTACGCCCCACTTCCTCTTCTACATCCATGACCAAAACATCTGCTACCGCGGTACTCGATCAGCCCCGCTCCACCATGCCTCAAGCCGACCCCAAACTCGCCTCTGCCTGGAAAAACAAGTCCGGGCGGGAACTGACAGACGCCGAAGTGCTCGCGATGCCTGAAAGCGAGTACATGAGCGATCAGCAACTCGAATTCTTCCGGGCCAAGCTGGAAACGCTGAAAGAAGATCTGCTCAGCAACGCCGGCGAAACGACGGAACATCTGCGCGAAGACACCACCATCGTCCCCGACCCGGCCGACCGCGCCACCATCGAGGAAGAGCACGCGCTGGAACTGCGCACGCGCGACCGCGAGCGCAAGCTGCTGAAGAAAATCTCGCAGGCGCTGACCCGCATCGAGGCCGGCGATTACGGTTTTTGCGACGAAACTGGCGAACCTATCGGCCTTGGCCGGCTGATTGCCCGCCCGACCGCTACACTCTCCCTGGAAGCTCAACAACGGCGTGAGCTCAAGCAAAAGCTGTTCGGAGATTGA